In the Rattus rattus isolate New Zealand chromosome 18, Rrattus_CSIRO_v1, whole genome shotgun sequence genome, one interval contains:
- the LOC116887424 gene encoding class II histocompatibility antigen, M beta 1 chain isoform X1 → MAALWPLLLALSLGCIGAGGFVAHVESTCLLDDEGTPMDFTYCISFNKDLLACWDPEEGQIVPCEYGVLFKLAEFISNTLNKEEGLIQRLKNGLQDCSTHTQPFWNALTHRTRTPSVQVAQTAPFNTREPVMLACYVWGFYPADVTVVWMKNGQLVTSHSNKEKTAQPNGDWTYQTVSYLALTPSYWDIYTCVVQHSGTPEPIRANWTPGLSPIQTVKVSVSAATLGLGFIIFCLGFFRWRKSHSFSYTPLPGSTYPEGRP, encoded by the exons ATGGCTGCACTATGGCCACTGCTGCTGGCCCTGAGTCTGGGCTGTATAGGAGCAG GTGGCTTTGTGGCTCACGTGGAAAGCACGTGCTTGCTGGATGACGAAGGGACCCCAATGGACTTCACATACTGTATTTCCTTCAACAAAGATCTGCTGGCCTGCTGGGATCCAGAGGAGGGACAAATAGTCCCCTGTGAATATGGGGTCCTGTTTAAGTTGGCCGAATTCATTTCAAATACCCTCAACAAGGAAGAGGGCCTGATCCAGCGCTTGAAAAATGGGCTTCAGGACTGTTCCACGCACACCCAGCCCTTCTGGAACGCGCTGACCCACAGAACGa GAACGCCATCTGTCCAAGTAGCCCAAACCGCTCCTTTTAACACAAGGGAGCCTGTGATGCTGGCCTGCTACGTCTGGGGCTTCTATCCGGCGGATGTGACCGTCGTGTGGATGAAGAACGGGCAGCTTGTTACTTCCCACAGCAACAAGGAGAAGACGGCTCAGCCTAACGGGGACTGGACATACCAGACCGTCTCCTACCTAGCCTTAACCCCTTCCTACTGGGACATCTACACCTGCGTGGTACAGCACAGCGGGACCCCTGAGCCCATCCGCGCGAACTGGA CACCTGGGCTGTCCCCCATCCAGACAGTGAAGGTCTCTGTGTCTGCAGCCACCCTGGGCCTGGGCTTCATCATCTTCTGTCTTGGCTTCTTCAGATGGCGCAAGTCTCACTCCTTCA GCTACACTCCTCTCCCTGGATCCACCTACCCGGAAG GACGGCCCTAG
- the LOC116887424 gene encoding class II histocompatibility antigen, M beta 1 chain isoform X2, whose protein sequence is MAALWPLLLALSLGCIGAGGFVAHVESTCLLDDEGTPMDFTYCISFNKDLLACWDPEEGQIVPCEYGVLFKLAEFISNTLNKEEGLIQRLKNGLQDCSTHTQPFWNALTHRTRTPSVQVAQTAPFNTREPVMLACYVWGFYPADVTVVWMKNGQLVTSHSNKEKTAQPNGDWTYQTVSYLALTPSYWDIYTCVVQHSGTPEPIRANWTPGLSPIQTVKVSVSAATLGLGFIIFCLGFFRWRKSHSFRRP, encoded by the exons ATGGCTGCACTATGGCCACTGCTGCTGGCCCTGAGTCTGGGCTGTATAGGAGCAG GTGGCTTTGTGGCTCACGTGGAAAGCACGTGCTTGCTGGATGACGAAGGGACCCCAATGGACTTCACATACTGTATTTCCTTCAACAAAGATCTGCTGGCCTGCTGGGATCCAGAGGAGGGACAAATAGTCCCCTGTGAATATGGGGTCCTGTTTAAGTTGGCCGAATTCATTTCAAATACCCTCAACAAGGAAGAGGGCCTGATCCAGCGCTTGAAAAATGGGCTTCAGGACTGTTCCACGCACACCCAGCCCTTCTGGAACGCGCTGACCCACAGAACGa GAACGCCATCTGTCCAAGTAGCCCAAACCGCTCCTTTTAACACAAGGGAGCCTGTGATGCTGGCCTGCTACGTCTGGGGCTTCTATCCGGCGGATGTGACCGTCGTGTGGATGAAGAACGGGCAGCTTGTTACTTCCCACAGCAACAAGGAGAAGACGGCTCAGCCTAACGGGGACTGGACATACCAGACCGTCTCCTACCTAGCCTTAACCCCTTCCTACTGGGACATCTACACCTGCGTGGTACAGCACAGCGGGACCCCTGAGCCCATCCGCGCGAACTGGA CACCTGGGCTGTCCCCCATCCAGACAGTGAAGGTCTCTGTGTCTGCAGCCACCCTGGGCCTGGGCTTCATCATCTTCTGTCTTGGCTTCTTCAGATGGCGCAAGTCTCACTCCTTCA GACGGCCCTAG
- the Psmb9 gene encoding proteasome subunit beta type-9: MLQAGAPTAGSFRTGEVHTGTTIMAVEFDGGVVVGSDSRVSAGAAVVNRVFDKLSPLHQRIYCALSGSAADAQAIADMAAYQLELHGLELEEPPLVLAAANIVKNISYKYREDLLAHLMVAGWDQREGGQVYGTMGGMLIRQPFAIGGSGSTYIYGYVDAAYKPGMTPEECRRFTTDAITLAMNRDGSSGGVIYLVTITADGVDHRVILGDELPKFYDE; this comes from the exons TGCAAGCCGGAGCACCTACCGCCGGCTCTTTCCGGACGGGAGAAGTCCACACCGGG ACAACCATCATGGCTGTGGAATTTGACGGGGGTGTCGTGGTGGGCTCTGATTCCCGAGTGTCAGCGGG AGCAGCCGTAGTGAACCGCGTGTTTGACAAGCTCTCCCCCCTGCACCAGCGCATCTACTGTGCCCTCTCGGGTTCCGCTGCTGATGCCCAAGCCATAGCCGACATGGCCGCCTACCAGCTGGAGCTGCACGG GTTGGAACTGGAGGAGCCGCCCCTTGTTCTGGCTGCTGCAAACATAGTGAAGAACATCTCCTACAAGTACCGCGAGGACTTGTTAGCGCATCTCATGGTAGCTGGTTGGGACCAACGTGAGGGGGGCCAG GTGTATGGAACCATGGGAGGGATGCTAATTCGACAGCCCTTTGCGATCGGTGGTTCCGGAAGCACCTATATTTACGGTTATGTGGACGCAGCTTATAAACCAGGCATGACCCCCGAGGAGTGCCGGCGTTTCACCACAGACG cCATCACTCTGGCCATGAACCGAGATGGTTCCAGTGGGGGTGTCATCTACCTGGTCACCATTACAGCTGATGGTGTGGACCATCGCGTCATCCTGGGAGACGAGCTGCCAAAATTCTACGATGAGTGA